A single genomic interval of Spinacia oleracea cultivar Varoflay chromosome 6, BTI_SOV_V1, whole genome shotgun sequence harbors:
- the LOC110787674 gene encoding probable protein phosphatase 2C 24 translates to MAEICCEVSITEGENNPVLSTVCESTSSRAARRRRMEIRRFKFVAGVPSTNNNININTSCNNSNTTDDDDDHSGIIDATKRPRIEFAGAPSSSSPKECIVSNAVESSVVSVDRVREMITSSDNNKKSSSEEESASTTSLYQNSVFNIDYNFVPKFGVASVCGRRRDMEDAIAVHPSFLQSENNSSDSTCSELHYFGVYDGHGCSHVATRCRERMHELVKEELVAVPEWKLAMERSFSRMDKEAIAWNEGVIGSCRCELQTPECDAVGSTAVVAIVTPGKIIVANCGDSRAVLCRKGKAFPLSSDHKPDRPDELNRIQEAGGRVIYWDGARVLGVLAMSRAIGDNYLKPYVSCEPEVTIMDRSVDDDCLILASDGLWDVVSNDTACGVARMCLRGKVPPTTTPEVEQITGVGEGMADKACTDASMLLTKLALARHSTDNVSVVVVNLRKDT, encoded by the exons ATGGCGGAAATTTGCTGTGAAGTATCAATAACTGAGGGAGAGAATAATCCAGTGCTTTCTACTGTATGTGAATCAACCTCTTCTCGAGCTGCTAGGAGACGTAGGATGGAGATCAGACGCTTCAAATTCGTTGCTGGAGTTCCATCaactaataataatataaatattaataCTAGCTGTAATAATAGTAATACTACTGACGATGATGATGACCACTCTGGAATAATCGACGCAACGAAGCGTCCAAGGATAGAATTCGCTGGTGCGCCTTCTTCGTCGTCTCCTAAAGAATGCATTGTTTCTAACGCGGTTGAGAGTAGCGTCGTTTCAGTTGATCGTGTTCGGGAGATGATTACTTCTAGTGACAATAACAAAAAATCGTCGTCAGAAGAGGAGTCTGCTTCGACGACGTCGCTTTATCAGAATTCAGTTTTCAACATTGACTACAATTTTGTTCCCAAATTTGGCGTCGCTTCGGTTTGTGGAAGGCGACGAGATATGGAAGATGCGATCGCTGTTCATCCTTCATTTCTCCAGTCGGAGAATAATTCTTCCGATTCCACCTGTTCGGAATTGCATTACTTCGGTGTTTACGACGGTCATGGCTGTTCTCAT GTAGCGACGAGGTGTAGAGAGCGAATGCACGAGTTAGTGAAGGAAGAGTTGGTGGCGGTGCCAGAGTGGAAGTTAGCGATGGAGAGAAGCTTCAGTAGGATGGATAAAGAAGCGATCGCATGGAACGAAGGAGTAATTGGTAGTTGCAGATGTGAATTGCAGACGCCGGAATGCGACGCCGTGGGATCCACCGCAGTTGTTGCCATTGTTACACCTGGTAAAATTATCGTTGCCAATTGCGGCGATTCTCGCGCCGTTCTATGCCGTAAAGGCAAGGCCTTCCCTCTTTCTTCCGACCACAAG CCGGACCGACCCGATGAGTTGAACCGGATCCAAGAAGCTGGCGGTCGGGTCATATATTGGGATGGAGCTCGGGTCCTTGGAGTTCTAGCCATGTCTAGAGCCATCG GAGATAACTACTTGAAGCCATATGTGAGCTGTGAGCCAGAGGTGACGATAATGGACCGATCAGTAGACGATGACTGTCTAATATTAGCAAGTGATGGGTTGTGGGATGTGGTGTCAAACGACACAGCTTGTGGGGTGGCAAGAATGTGCTTAAGAGGCAAGGTGCCACCAACGACAACCCCGGAAGTTGAACAGATCACCGGTGTTGGAGAAGGAATGGCAGATAAAGCATGTACTGATGCTTCAATGTTGCTTACCAAGTTGGCTCTAGCAAGGCACAGCACCGATAATGTAAGTGTTGTCGTCGTTAATCTAAGGAAGGATACCTAG